In Heteronotia binoei isolate CCM8104 ecotype False Entrance Well unplaced genomic scaffold, APGP_CSIRO_Hbin_v1 ptg001006l, whole genome shotgun sequence, a single window of DNA contains:
- the LOC132590895 gene encoding BAG family molecular chaperone regulator 2-like — MAQAKISSSLRSSSGGEAAQQAGGGQIRGRFSRSTSMADRSSRLLESLDQLERRVEALRDAASSMEQEKETLLEMIHNIQNSQDMRNISEGEREELNLTAKRLMGRTLTVEVSVETIRNPQQQESLFHATRMIDEIVSKLLDDLEDSRSRLMSLYGACTSEVPSGPIDQKFQSVVIGCAIEDQKKIKRRLETLLRNIENSEKSIMLLEHQKTTIKHLCNNGKD; from the exons ATGGCCCAGGCCAAGATCAGCAGCAGTCTGAGGAGCAGCAGTGGCGGCGAAGCAGCCCAGCAAGCGGGCGGTGGGCAGATCCGAGGCCGCTTTTCCCGTTCCACTTCCATGGCGGACCGCTCCAGCCGCCTGCTGGAAAGCCTGGACCAGCTGGAACGAAG GGTTGAAGCCTTGCGGGATGCAGCATCATCAATGGAACAAGAAAAAGAAACTCTTCTGGAAATGATCCATAATATACAGAACAGCCAAGATATGAGGAATATTAGTGAAG GTGAAAGAGAAGAGCTCAACCTGACTGCCAAACGTCTGATGGGCAGAACCCTCACAGTTGAAGTTTCCGTAGAAACTATCCGAAATCCCCAGCAGCAGGAATCGCTGTTTCATGCTACGCGGATGATTGACGAAATAGTCAGTAAACTCTTAGATGACTTAGAAGACTCCAGGAGCCGCTTAATGTCACTTTATGGAGCTTGTACATCTGAGGTACCATCTGGACCCATTGATCAGAAATTCCAGTCGGTTGTAATTGGATGTGCTATAGAAGATCAGAAGAAAATCAAGAGACGGCTAGAGACTCTACTAAGAAATATAGAAAATTCTGAAAAATCCATCATGCTCCTAGAGCATCAGAAGACAACTATCAAGCACCTCTGCAACAATGGAAAAGATTAA
- the LOC132590898 gene encoding ras-related protein Rab-23, with the protein MLEEDMEVAIKVVVVGNGAVGKSSMIQRYCKGIFTKDYKKTIGVDFLERQIQVRDEDVRLMLWDTAGQEEFDAITKAYYRGAQACVLVFSTIDRESFEAIPNWKEKVVSEVGEVPTVLVQNKIDLLDDSCIKNEEAEALAKKLKLRFYRTSVKEDLNVTEVFRYLAEKYLQRLKQQTAENPEVVHTSSNKIGVFNTAGGSHSGQNSSMLNGGDVINLRPNKQRTKKNRSPFSNCSIP; encoded by the exons ATGTTGGAAGAAGATATGGAAGTGGCCATCAAGGTGGTGGTCGTGGGAAATGGAGCTGTTGGGAAGTCCAGTATGATCCAGAGATATTGCAAAGGGATTTTTACAAAAGACTACAAGAAAACTATTGGAGTTGATTTCCTGGAACGACAAATTCA AGTCCGTGATGAAGATGTCCGATTAATGCTGTGGGACACAGCAGGTCAAGAAGAATTTGATGCAATTACCAAAGCTTATTACAGAG GAGCCCAGGCTTGTGTGCTTGTGTTTTCCACTATTGATAGAGAATCTTTTGAAGCAATCCCTAACTGGAAGGAGAAAGTTGTATCTGAAGTTGGAGAGGTACCTACAGTTCTTGTTCAGAACAAGATTGACCTTCTGGATGATTCTTGTATAAAGAA TGAAGAAGCTGAGGCATTGGCGAAAAAACTAAAATTAAGATTCTACCGAACGTCTGTAAAGGAAGACTTAAATGTAACAGAAG TTTTCAGGTATTTGGCTGAGAAGTATCTTCAAAGACTGAAACAACAAACAGCTGAAAATCCAGAAGTAGTACATACGAGTAGTAACAAAATTG GTGTTTTCAACACAGCAGGCGGAAGTCACTCTGGCCAGAATTCTAGCATGCTTAATGGTGGTGATGTCATCAACCTTAGGCCTAACAAACAACGGACCAAGAAGAACAGAAGCCCTTTTAGCAACTGTAGCATACCCTAA